One Rosa chinensis cultivar Old Blush chromosome 5, RchiOBHm-V2, whole genome shotgun sequence genomic region harbors:
- the LOC112164890 gene encoding chromatin accessibility complex protein 1, which translates to MATPKKGTPPKKTKEAQKPSTKSSKNDGNKIKKKTGNGTAAAAAAVRSPSSKPQKSREQNGGKSTKTPTPKSKKPQQNGKRVREEEVEEKEDVKSYTFPMERVKRIIRAEDSDLRISSDAVFLVNKATEKFLEKLSEDAHKCCVKDRKKALAYKHLSSVVCKQKRYEFLSDFVPEKIKAGDALAKRKQTQEGTS; encoded by the exons ATGGCGACCCCCAAGAAAGGCACGCCCCCAAAGAAAACCAAGGAAGCACAGAAGCCAAGCACCAAAAGCAGCAAGAACGACGGCAACAAAATCAAAAAGAAGACCGGTAACGGCACCGCTGCTGCGGCGGCGGCTGTGAGATCCCCGAGCTCAAAGCCCCAGAAGAGCAGAGAGCAAAATGGGGGCAAAAGTACGAAAACACCCACCCCGAAATCCAAGAAGCCCCAGCAGAACGGAAAGCGAGTCCGGGAGGAAGAGGTGGAAGAGAAAGAGGATGTGAAGTCGTACACTTTTCCGATGGAGCGGGTTAAGAGGATTATCAGGGCCGAAGATTCCGACTTGCGCATCAGCTCCGACGCCGTTTTTCTCGTCAACAAAGCCACC GAGAAGTTCCTTGAGAAGTTGAGTGAAGATGCGCATAAATGTTGTGTTAAGGATCGCAAGAAGGCTCTTGCTTACAAGCACCTAT CCTCAGTCGTTTGCAAACAAAAGAGATACGAGTTTCTTTCAG ATTTTGTTCCTGAGAAAATAAAAGCCGGGGATGCATTGGCAAAGAGAAAACAAACCCAAGAAGGAACAAGCTAG
- the LOC112164889 gene encoding probable catabolite repression protein creC: protein MYMNNGYSSASTKNGVNLTSSSAAAATTSGATTSSSGAQTQSLIKAYFKTPEGRYKLHSEKTRPANLLPYSYAKTISQVTLAQLKERPNQAAAGPVPGNIASGSVRHAAARLLGVGAGNGSKALSYLGGGSSKTSNGSSRSAHFGGLGSNGYGAHSSPTSSHGGKGSFLVFNVGDTIYICDLNSPDKDPIKALHFSNSNPVCHAFDSEAKDGHDLLIGLSSGDIYSASLRQQLQDSGKKLVGALHYNKECSVNTSRCTSIAWVPKGSGTFIAAHADGNLYEYEKGKDSTGDTSFPVIKDPAQFSVYHARSSKSNPISRWHICEGSINSIVYSPDGTYLATVGRDGYLRVFDYSKEQLIGGGKSYYGSLLCCTWSPDGKYVLTGGEDDLVTVWSMEDRKVVAWGEGHNSWVSGVAFDSHWSSPTSDGTEENLVYRFGSVGQDTKLLLWELSMDEIVVPLRRCSVGGSPTFSTGSQSSHWDSSYPVGTLQPAPSMRDVPKLSPLVAHCVHTEPLSSLAFTQEAILTASWEGHVKIWMRPGEPESKSINSEALPGASLRDQLPPTGKSYSESLRGYPLPESKSNNSQALLGASSKEQQPSTGKGGAFSYKDFSKSNRYLP, encoded by the exons aTGTACATGAACAACGGTTACAGCAGCGCCAGCACCAAAAACGGCGTCAATCTAACGTCGTcgtcggcggcggcggcgacgACATCGGGCGCAACGACGTCGTCGTCCGGTGCGCAAACCCAGTCCCTGATAAAGGCGTATTTCAAGACCCCGGAGGGGCGGTACAAGCTGCACTCGGAGAAGACGCGGCCGGCGAATCTGCTGCCCTATTCCTACGCCAAGACAATCTCGCag GTCACGCTAGCCCAGCTGAAGGAGAGGCCCAACCAGGCGGCGGCGGGGCCGGTCCCCGGGAACATCGCCAGCGGGAGTGTGCGCCACGCGGCGGCGAGGCTGTTGGGGGTTGGGGCTGGAAATGGGAGCAAGGCGCTTAGTTATTTGGGCGGTGGGAGTAGTAAGACGAGTAATGGAAGTAGTAGGAGTGCTCATTTTGGAGGACTAGGGTCCAATGGGTATGGGGCCCATTCGTCGCCGACTTCGAGTCACGGCGGTAAAGGGTCGTTCTTGGTGTTCAATGTTGGAGATACTATCTATATTTGCGATCTCAATTCGCCAGATAAG GATCCTATTAAAGCGTTGCATTTTAGTAATTCGAATCCGGTGTGTCACGCGTTTGATTCGGAAGCCAAGGATGGGCATGACTTGCTTATTGGATTGAGCTCTGGAGATA TTTATTCAGCCTCTTTGAGACAACAATTGCAAGATTCTGGGAAGAAGCTTGTTGGTGCCCTGCATTATAACAAAGAGTGTTCTGTTAATACCAG TCGCTGTACCAGTATTGCATGGGTTCCCAAAGGCAGTGGTACTTTTATTGCTGCTCATGCTGATGGAAACTTGTACGAGTATGAGAAG gGCAAGGATAGTACCGGTGATACTTCTTTCCCAGTTATAAAGGATCCTGCTCAGTTTTCAGTGTATCATGCAAGATCCAGTAAG AGTAATCCAATTTCCAGATGGCATATTTGTGAAGGTTCAATAAACAGCATTGTTTACTCTCCGGATGGGACATATTTGGCTACAGTTGGTAGAGATG GGTACTTGCGAGTATTTGACTACTCAAAAGAACAACTGATAGGTGGTGGCAAGAGTTATTATGGTTCTCTTCTATGTTGTACTTGGAG TCCGGATGGAAAATATGTTTTGACTGGAGGGGAAGATGATCTTGTTACGGTATGGAGCATGGAAGATAGGAAGGTTGTAGCTTGGGGTGAAGGACATAACTCATGG GTTAGTGGTGTGGCTTTTGACTCGCATTGGTCATCACCAACTTCGGATGGCACAGAAGAAAATCTTGTTTATCGCTTTGGCTCTGTTGGTCAG GACACAAAACTACTCCTGTGGGAACTCTCCATGGATGAGATTGTAGTTCCGCTTCGCCGGTGTTCAGTTGGTGGCTCTCCAACATTCAGCACTGGTAGCCAGTCATCCCATTGGGACAGCAGTTACCCGGTTGGCACTCTCCAACCTGCTCCAAGCATGCGGGATGTTCCCAAGCTCTCCCCACTAGTGGCTCACTGCGTTCACACCGAGCCCCTGTCTAGTTTAGCTTTTACCCAGGAAGCTATTCTCACTGCATCTTGGGAAGGGCATGTAAAAATTTGGATGAGACCAGGCGAACCCGAAAGTAAATCCATCAACTCAGAAGCTCTGCCAGGTGCTAGTTTGAGGGACCAACTACCACCGACAGGAAAAAGTTACTCAGAATCATTGAGGGGTTACCCATTGCCTGAAAgtaagtcaaacaactcacaagcTCTTCTAGGTGCTAGTTCAAAGGAGCAACAGCCATCGACGGGCAAAGGTGGTGCCTTTAGTTATAAAGACTTCTCAAAAAGCAACCGATACCTTCCGTAG